One window from the genome of Cricetulus griseus strain 17A/GY chromosome 2, alternate assembly CriGri-PICRH-1.0, whole genome shotgun sequence encodes:
- the Rnpepl1 gene encoding aminopeptidase RNPEPL1 isoform X3, which translates to MAAQCCCRKAPGAEAAPARPPPEPPPALDVASASSAQLFRLRHLQLGLELRPEARELAGCLVLELCALRPAPRALVLDAHPALRLHSVSYRRAPAAASDSPCTFAFPAPGLGPPLPAFTDAPGAESAGCPLAFRLDPFTDYGSSLTVTLPPELQAHQPFQVILRYTSTDAPAIWWLDPELTYGNAKPFVFTQGHSVCNRSFFPCFDTPAVKCTYSAVVKAPLGVQVLMSATRSVYVEEDGVYHFHMDHPVPAYLVALVAGDLKPADIGPRSRVWAEPCLLPTATSKLSGVVEQWLSAAERLYGPYMWGRYDIVFLPPSFPIVAMENPCLTFIISSILESDEFLVIDVIHEVAHSWFGNAVTNATWEEMWLSEGLATYAQRRITTETYGAAFTCLETAFRLDALHRQMRLLGEDSPVSKLQVKLEPGVNPSHLMNLFTYEKGYCFVYYLSQLCGDPQRFDDFLRAYVEKYKFTSVVAQDLLDSFLSFFPELKEQSVDCRAGLEFERWLNATGPPLAEPDLSQGSSLTRPVEALFQLWTAEPLEQAAASASAIDISKWRTFQTALFLDRLLDGSPLPQDVVMSLSKCYSSLLDSMNAEIRIRWLQIVVRNDYYPDLHRVRRFLESQSPGIATGISLELAGLRAWRYHLPCLGTKAIQASQVDVSVTISCPVLPRQALRDTLEGAVRVKLLRVL; encoded by the exons AGTGCTGCTGCCGCAAGGCGCCCGGTGCCGAAGCCGCGCCCGCGCGGCCGCCGCCCGAGCCGCCGCCCGCCCTGGACGTGGCCTCGGCCTCCAGCGCGCAGCTCTTCCGCCTCCGCCACCTGCAGCTGGGCCTGGAGCTGCGGCCTGAGGCGCGCGAGCTGGCCGGCTGCCTGGTGCTGGAGCTGTGCGCGCTGCGGCCCGCGCCCCGCGCGCTCGTGCTCGACGCGCACCCGGCCCTGCGCCTCCACTCGGTCTCGTACCGCCGCGCCCCTGCCGCCGCCTCCGATTCGCCCTGCACCTTCGCCTTCCCTGCCCCCGGGTTGGGTCCCCCGCTGCCCGCCTTCACCGATGCTCCTGGCGCGGAGTCCGCCGGCTGCCCCCTGGCCTTCAGGTTGGACCCGTTCACCGACTATGGCTCCTCGCTGACCGTCACACTGCCTCCCGAGTTGCAGGCGCACCAGCCCTTCCAGGTCATCCTGCGCTACACCTCGACCGACGCCCCCGCA ATCTGGTGGCTGGACCCAGAGCTGACCTATGGCAATGCCAAGCCTTTCGTCTTCACCCAGGGCCACTCTGTGTGCAACCGCTCCTTCTTCCCATGCTTTGATACACCGGCCGTCAAGTGCACCTACTCAGCCGTTGTCAAG GCCCCGTTAGGGGTACAGGTGCTGATGAGCGCGACACGGAGCGTGTATGTGGAGGAAGACGGCGTCTACCACTTCCACATGGATCACCCTGTACCCGCCTACCTCGTCGCCCTTGTGGCTGGAGACCTCAAGCCAGCAGACATTGGGCCCAG GAGCCGTGTGTGGGCTGAGCCATGCCTCCTACCCACAGCCACCAGCAAGCTATCGGGTGTTGTGGAACAGTGGCTGAGTGCCGCAGAGCGATTATATGGGCCATACATGTGGGGCAG ATATGACATCGTTTTCCTGCCACCCTCCTTCCCCATCGTGGCCATGGAGAATCCGTGCCTCACCTTCATCATCTCTTCCATCCTTGAGAGTGATGAGTTCCTGGTGATTGATGTCATCCACGAGGTGGCCCACAGCTGGTTCGGCAATGCTGTCACCAATGCCACTTGGGAGGAGATGTGGCTGAGTGAGGGCCTGGCCACCTATGCACAGCGCCGCATCACCACAGAGACCTATG GGGCAGCCTTCACCTGCCTAGAGACAGCCTTCCGCCTGGATGCCCTGCATAGGCAGATGCGACTTCTTGGGGAGGATAGTCCAGTTAGCAAGTTGCAAGTCAAGCTAGAACCAG GAGTGAATCCCAGCCACCTGATGAACCTGTTCACCTATGAGAAGGGCTACTGCTTCGTGTACTACCTGTCCCAGCTCTGTGGGGATCCCCAGCGCTTTGATGACTTTCTCCGA GCCTATGTGGAGAAATACAAATTCACCAGCGTGGTGGCCCAGGACCTGCTGGACTCCTTTTTGAGCTTCTTCCCCGAACTGAAGGAGCAGAGCGTGGACTGCCGGGCAG GGCTGGAGTTCGAGCGCTGGCTCAATGCCACAGGCCCACCACTGGCTGAGCCAGACCTGTCTCAGGGGTCCAGCCTAACCCGGCCTGTAGAGGCCCTCTTCCAGCTGTGGACTGCAGAGCCCCTGGAGCAAGCAGCAGCTTCAGCCAGTGCCATTGACATCTCCAAGTGGAGGACCTTCCAGACAGCACTGTTTCTGGACCGGCTGCTAGATGGATCCCCGTTGCCCCAGG ATGTGGTGATGAGCCTGTCCAAATGCTACTCGTCCCTGCTGGACTCCATGAATGCTGAGATCCGCATCCGCTGGCTGCAGATCGTCGTCCGCAATGACTACTATCCCGATCTCCACAGAGTCCGCCGCTTCCTGGAGAGCCAG AGTCCAGGGATCGCCACAGGCATCAGCCTTGAGCTAGCTGGACTTCGGGCCTGGAGGTATCACCTTCCATGTCTGGGTACAAAGGCCATCCAAGCTTCTCAGGTAGACGTCAGCGTCACCATTTCTTGCCCAGTCCTTCCGCGCCAAGCTCTCAGAGACACCCTGGAGGGAGCAGTGAGGGTGAAACTGCTGAGGGTCCTGTAG
- the Rnpepl1 gene encoding aminopeptidase RNPEPL1 isoform X4, with amino-acid sequence MCWPLVSRAPPSACCGSAGPLQHKDCFLVRQIWWLDPELTYGNAKPFVFTQGHSVCNRSFFPCFDTPAVKCTYSAVVKAPLGVQVLMSATRSVYVEEDGVYHFHMDHPVPAYLVALVAGDLKPADIGPRSRVWAEPCLLPTATSKLSGVVEQWLSAAERLYGPYMWGRYDIVFLPPSFPIVAMENPCLTFIISSILESDEFLVIDVIHEVAHSWFGNAVTNATWEEMWLSEGLATYAQRRITTETYGAAFTCLETAFRLDALHRQMRLLGEDSPVSKLQVKLEPGVNPSHLMNLFTYEKGYCFVYYLSQLCGDPQRFDDFLRAYVEKYKFTSVVAQDLLDSFLSFFPELKEQSVDCRAGLEFERWLNATGPPLAEPDLSQGSSLTRPVEALFQLWTAEPLEQAAASASAIDISKWRTFQTALFLDRLLDGSPLPQDVVMSLSKCYSSLLDSMNAEIRIRWLQIVVRNDYYPDLHRVRRFLESQMSRMYTIPLYEDLCTGALKSFALEVFYQTQGRLHPNLRRTIQQILSQGLGPSVEPTAETSTELGSAEADTNPDSPALLLGDEAPSSTISLRDVNVSA; translated from the exons ATGTGCTGGCCGCTGGTCTCCAGGGCTCCGCCCTCTGCCTGCTGTGGTAGTGCAGGGCCTCTGCAGCATAAGGACTGCTTCTTAGTGCGCCAG ATCTGGTGGCTGGACCCAGAGCTGACCTATGGCAATGCCAAGCCTTTCGTCTTCACCCAGGGCCACTCTGTGTGCAACCGCTCCTTCTTCCCATGCTTTGATACACCGGCCGTCAAGTGCACCTACTCAGCCGTTGTCAAG GCCCCGTTAGGGGTACAGGTGCTGATGAGCGCGACACGGAGCGTGTATGTGGAGGAAGACGGCGTCTACCACTTCCACATGGATCACCCTGTACCCGCCTACCTCGTCGCCCTTGTGGCTGGAGACCTCAAGCCAGCAGACATTGGGCCCAG GAGCCGTGTGTGGGCTGAGCCATGCCTCCTACCCACAGCCACCAGCAAGCTATCGGGTGTTGTGGAACAGTGGCTGAGTGCCGCAGAGCGATTATATGGGCCATACATGTGGGGCAG ATATGACATCGTTTTCCTGCCACCCTCCTTCCCCATCGTGGCCATGGAGAATCCGTGCCTCACCTTCATCATCTCTTCCATCCTTGAGAGTGATGAGTTCCTGGTGATTGATGTCATCCACGAGGTGGCCCACAGCTGGTTCGGCAATGCTGTCACCAATGCCACTTGGGAGGAGATGTGGCTGAGTGAGGGCCTGGCCACCTATGCACAGCGCCGCATCACCACAGAGACCTATG GGGCAGCCTTCACCTGCCTAGAGACAGCCTTCCGCCTGGATGCCCTGCATAGGCAGATGCGACTTCTTGGGGAGGATAGTCCAGTTAGCAAGTTGCAAGTCAAGCTAGAACCAG GAGTGAATCCCAGCCACCTGATGAACCTGTTCACCTATGAGAAGGGCTACTGCTTCGTGTACTACCTGTCCCAGCTCTGTGGGGATCCCCAGCGCTTTGATGACTTTCTCCGA GCCTATGTGGAGAAATACAAATTCACCAGCGTGGTGGCCCAGGACCTGCTGGACTCCTTTTTGAGCTTCTTCCCCGAACTGAAGGAGCAGAGCGTGGACTGCCGGGCAG GGCTGGAGTTCGAGCGCTGGCTCAATGCCACAGGCCCACCACTGGCTGAGCCAGACCTGTCTCAGGGGTCCAGCCTAACCCGGCCTGTAGAGGCCCTCTTCCAGCTGTGGACTGCAGAGCCCCTGGAGCAAGCAGCAGCTTCAGCCAGTGCCATTGACATCTCCAAGTGGAGGACCTTCCAGACAGCACTGTTTCTGGACCGGCTGCTAGATGGATCCCCGTTGCCCCAGG ATGTGGTGATGAGCCTGTCCAAATGCTACTCGTCCCTGCTGGACTCCATGAATGCTGAGATCCGCATCCGCTGGCTGCAGATCGTCGTCCGCAATGACTACTATCCCGATCTCCACAGAGTCCGCCGCTTCCTGGAGAGCCAG ATGTCACGCATGTACACCATCCCGCTGTATGAGGACCTCTGCACCGGTGCCCTCAAGTCCTTCGCGCTAGAGGTCTTCTACCAGACACAGGGCCGGCTGCATCCCAACCTGCGCAGAACCATCCAGCAGATCCTGTCCCAGGGGCTAGGCCCCAGTGTTGAACCCACTGCAGAGACCAGCACAGAGCTGGGCAGTGCGGAGGCAGACACGAACCCAGACTCGCCAGCCCTGCTGCTCGGGGATGAGGCCCCCAGTAGCACCATCTCTCTCAGGGACGTCAATGTGTCTGCCTAG
- the Rnpepl1 gene encoding aminopeptidase RNPEPL1 isoform X2, whose protein sequence is MAAQCCCRKAPGAEAAPARPPPEPPPALDVASASSAQLFRLRHLQLGLELRPEARELAGCLVLELCALRPAPRALVLDAHPALRLHSVSYRRAPAAASDSPCTFAFPAPGLGPPLPAFTDAPGAESAGCPLAFRLDPFTDYGSSLTVTLPPELQAHQPFQVILRYTSTDAPAIWWLDPELTYGNAKPFVFTQGHSVCNRSFFPCFDTPAVKCTYSAVVKAPLGVQVLMSATRSVYVEEDGVYHFHMDHPVPAYLVALVAGDLKPADIGPRSRVWAEPCLLPTATSKLSGVVEQWLSAAERLYGPYMWGRYDIVFLPPSFPIVAMENPCLTFIISSILESDEFLVIDVIHEVAHSWFGNAVTNATWEEMWLSEGLATYAQRRITTETYGAAFTCLETAFRLDALHRQMRLLGEDSPVSKLQVKLEPGVNPSHLMNLFTYEKGYCFVYYLSQLCGDPQRFDDFLRAYVEKYKFTSVVAQDLLDSFLSFFPELKEQSVDCRAGLEFERWLNATGPPLAEPDLSQGSSLTRPVEALFQLWTAEPLEQAAASASAIDISKWRTFQTALFLDRLLDGSPLPQDVVMSLSKCYSSLLDSMNAEIRIRWLQIVVRNDYYPDLHRVRRFLESQMSRMYTIPLYEDLCTGALKSFALEVFYQTQGRLHPNLRRTIQQILSQGLGPSVEPTAETSTELGSAEADTNPDSPALLLGDEAPSSTISLRDVNVSA, encoded by the exons AGTGCTGCTGCCGCAAGGCGCCCGGTGCCGAAGCCGCGCCCGCGCGGCCGCCGCCCGAGCCGCCGCCCGCCCTGGACGTGGCCTCGGCCTCCAGCGCGCAGCTCTTCCGCCTCCGCCACCTGCAGCTGGGCCTGGAGCTGCGGCCTGAGGCGCGCGAGCTGGCCGGCTGCCTGGTGCTGGAGCTGTGCGCGCTGCGGCCCGCGCCCCGCGCGCTCGTGCTCGACGCGCACCCGGCCCTGCGCCTCCACTCGGTCTCGTACCGCCGCGCCCCTGCCGCCGCCTCCGATTCGCCCTGCACCTTCGCCTTCCCTGCCCCCGGGTTGGGTCCCCCGCTGCCCGCCTTCACCGATGCTCCTGGCGCGGAGTCCGCCGGCTGCCCCCTGGCCTTCAGGTTGGACCCGTTCACCGACTATGGCTCCTCGCTGACCGTCACACTGCCTCCCGAGTTGCAGGCGCACCAGCCCTTCCAGGTCATCCTGCGCTACACCTCGACCGACGCCCCCGCA ATCTGGTGGCTGGACCCAGAGCTGACCTATGGCAATGCCAAGCCTTTCGTCTTCACCCAGGGCCACTCTGTGTGCAACCGCTCCTTCTTCCCATGCTTTGATACACCGGCCGTCAAGTGCACCTACTCAGCCGTTGTCAAG GCCCCGTTAGGGGTACAGGTGCTGATGAGCGCGACACGGAGCGTGTATGTGGAGGAAGACGGCGTCTACCACTTCCACATGGATCACCCTGTACCCGCCTACCTCGTCGCCCTTGTGGCTGGAGACCTCAAGCCAGCAGACATTGGGCCCAG GAGCCGTGTGTGGGCTGAGCCATGCCTCCTACCCACAGCCACCAGCAAGCTATCGGGTGTTGTGGAACAGTGGCTGAGTGCCGCAGAGCGATTATATGGGCCATACATGTGGGGCAG ATATGACATCGTTTTCCTGCCACCCTCCTTCCCCATCGTGGCCATGGAGAATCCGTGCCTCACCTTCATCATCTCTTCCATCCTTGAGAGTGATGAGTTCCTGGTGATTGATGTCATCCACGAGGTGGCCCACAGCTGGTTCGGCAATGCTGTCACCAATGCCACTTGGGAGGAGATGTGGCTGAGTGAGGGCCTGGCCACCTATGCACAGCGCCGCATCACCACAGAGACCTATG GGGCAGCCTTCACCTGCCTAGAGACAGCCTTCCGCCTGGATGCCCTGCATAGGCAGATGCGACTTCTTGGGGAGGATAGTCCAGTTAGCAAGTTGCAAGTCAAGCTAGAACCAG GAGTGAATCCCAGCCACCTGATGAACCTGTTCACCTATGAGAAGGGCTACTGCTTCGTGTACTACCTGTCCCAGCTCTGTGGGGATCCCCAGCGCTTTGATGACTTTCTCCGA GCCTATGTGGAGAAATACAAATTCACCAGCGTGGTGGCCCAGGACCTGCTGGACTCCTTTTTGAGCTTCTTCCCCGAACTGAAGGAGCAGAGCGTGGACTGCCGGGCAG GGCTGGAGTTCGAGCGCTGGCTCAATGCCACAGGCCCACCACTGGCTGAGCCAGACCTGTCTCAGGGGTCCAGCCTAACCCGGCCTGTAGAGGCCCTCTTCCAGCTGTGGACTGCAGAGCCCCTGGAGCAAGCAGCAGCTTCAGCCAGTGCCATTGACATCTCCAAGTGGAGGACCTTCCAGACAGCACTGTTTCTGGACCGGCTGCTAGATGGATCCCCGTTGCCCCAGG ATGTGGTGATGAGCCTGTCCAAATGCTACTCGTCCCTGCTGGACTCCATGAATGCTGAGATCCGCATCCGCTGGCTGCAGATCGTCGTCCGCAATGACTACTATCCCGATCTCCACAGAGTCCGCCGCTTCCTGGAGAGCCAG ATGTCACGCATGTACACCATCCCGCTGTATGAGGACCTCTGCACCGGTGCCCTCAAGTCCTTCGCGCTAGAGGTCTTCTACCAGACACAGGGCCGGCTGCATCCCAACCTGCGCAGAACCATCCAGCAGATCCTGTCCCAGGGGCTAGGCCCCAGTGTTGAACCCACTGCAGAGACCAGCACAGAGCTGGGCAGTGCGGAGGCAGACACGAACCCAGACTCGCCAGCCCTGCTGCTCGGGGATGAGGCCCCCAGTAGCACCATCTCTCTCAGGGACGTCAATGTGTCTGCCTAG